One genomic segment of Gottschalkia acidurici 9a includes these proteins:
- a CDS encoding TDT family transporter: MNIIKKLPVPISALMLGLASTGNLLMSYGYIYRNIFGIISSVIFLGLVLKVLTTSKTVCEDLKNPVIAGVSATFPMGMMVLSTYIKPYLPTLSFTIWILGLVIHCILIVYFTKMFILNFDIKKVFPSYFVVYVGIVIASMTASLYGLDSIGQGLFWFGFISYIVLLPIVAYRVIKVKNIPEPALPTIAIFAAPGSLCLAGYIDAFQDKNIGMIVFLTILSQVIFLAVLLYMPKLLKLKFYPSYGAFTFPIVISAISLKKVNAFLITSDNAIASLKYLVKFEEVVSVIIVIYVLARYAGFISSQEKAASTQR; encoded by the coding sequence ATGAATATAATAAAAAAGTTACCTGTTCCTATTTCGGCATTAATGTTAGGACTAGCTTCAACAGGAAATCTGTTAATGTCTTATGGATATATATATAGGAATATATTTGGTATTATATCTTCTGTAATATTTTTAGGACTTGTTTTAAAAGTATTAACTACGTCAAAGACTGTATGTGAAGATTTAAAAAATCCTGTTATAGCTGGTGTATCAGCAACTTTCCCTATGGGAATGATGGTTTTATCTACTTATATAAAACCATACTTGCCAACATTATCTTTCACTATTTGGATTTTAGGTTTAGTAATTCACTGTATTTTAATAGTTTACTTTACTAAGATGTTTATTCTTAACTTTGATATAAAAAAAGTATTTCCTAGCTATTTTGTAGTTTACGTTGGTATTGTAATCGCAAGTATGACTGCGTCGTTATATGGTTTAGATAGTATAGGACAAGGTTTGTTTTGGTTTGGCTTTATATCCTATATAGTACTATTACCTATAGTAGCTTATAGAGTTATAAAAGTTAAAAATATTCCTGAACCTGCACTACCTACTATTGCAATTTTTGCAGCACCAGGAAGTCTTTGCCTAGCTGGATATATAGATGCTTTTCAAGACAAAAACATTGGTATGATTGTATTCTTAACGATATTATCTCAAGTTATATTTTTAGCTGTACTTCTATACATGCCAAAATTGTTGAAGTTAAAGTTCTATCCTAGCTATGGAGCCTTCACATTCCCAATTGTAATTAGTGCTATATCTCTAAAGAAAGTTAATGCCTTTCTAATAACTAGTGATAATGCAATTGCTTCACTTAAGTATTTAGTTAAATTTGAAGAAGTAGTTTCTGTTATTATAGTTATATATGTACTTGCAAGATATGCTGGATTTATTTCTAGTCAGGAAAAAGCTGCAAGTACTCAGAGATAG
- a CDS encoding choloylglycine hydrolase, protein MCTVFGKRERAKLIIGRSFDWVQYGGNICFVPSYRSYGVNTIGCCFIEQMGSDRAYEGINEEGLFVAVVALPTRKEEERKLTPLNINSLSMVRYILERARFVEEALFIVKSFTIDYKIRYGWPKVQYFFADIQNNIGIYEEGVYEENTSLNIGEYKLLTNKSVTSNINCNRYNKVKDALQKHITINEDNCMDVISMVKQEDLTAWSSTYDINSKSFSICIEQNFNDKYNFELEKCLKKGKYSVDFAELKLNSKVMKRKRNKGFIELEIFK, encoded by the coding sequence ATGTGTACTGTATTTGGAAAACGTGAGAGAGCAAAATTAATTATAGGCAGAAGTTTTGATTGGGTTCAATATGGTGGAAATATATGCTTTGTTCCATCTTACAGGAGCTATGGTGTAAATACTATAGGATGTTGTTTTATAGAGCAAATGGGAAGTGATAGAGCTTATGAAGGTATAAATGAAGAAGGACTTTTTGTAGCAGTTGTTGCACTTCCAACGAGAAAAGAAGAAGAGAGGAAACTAACACCTTTAAATATAAACAGTTTAAGTATGGTCAGATATATATTAGAAAGAGCTAGATTTGTAGAAGAAGCTCTCTTCATAGTTAAAAGCTTTACAATAGATTATAAAATAAGATATGGTTGGCCAAAAGTTCAATACTTTTTTGCGGATATTCAAAACAATATTGGAATATACGAAGAAGGAGTATATGAAGAAAATACTTCTTTAAATATAGGAGAGTATAAACTATTAACAAACAAGTCAGTTACAAGTAATATAAATTGTAATAGATATAATAAAGTAAAAGATGCTTTACAAAAACATATAACTATAAATGAAGATAATTGCATGGATGTAATATCTATGGTAAAGCAAGAAGATTTAACTGCTTGGAGTAGCACATACGATATAAATAGTAAGAGCTTTTCTATATGTATAGAGCAGAATTTTAATGATAAATATAACTTTGAGTTAGAGAAGTGCTTAAAAAAAGGAAAATATTCTGTAGACTTTGCAGAATTAAAATTAAATTCTAAGGTTATGAAGAGAAAAAGAAATAAAGGATTTATAGAATTAGAAATATTCAAATAA
- a CDS encoding XdhC family protein, which translates to MIILYEDIYKDLLDKLAYGHNSVLLTFMDPVDKKSGNIKKKIVLTENNIKENLNSIDNKETLIEKIFFTLESGYPEFIDNENGELILIEPYFPKPRLIIFGGGHIASPLSEFGDKVGFSVVVVDDRPFFANSNRFPKASQVICDSFENAFETIKPHKSDFIVIVTRGHKYDGLCLRKSLGYDLKYVGMIGSKRRVKGVMDQLLSEGFSQEQLDRVNSPIGLHIGAVTPEEIAVSIIAEVISFRRKGKSSNFIKKSNWPEFDPDVIEEMTKTEDPKALVTITSSKGSVPRKAGAKMIVWYDGRTMGSIGGGCSEGGIINIARDVILNKGYATEHVDMTGEVAESEGMVCGGTMEVLIESF; encoded by the coding sequence GTGATTATTTTGTATGAAGATATCTATAAAGATTTATTAGATAAACTAGCCTATGGTCATAATTCAGTTCTATTAACTTTTATGGATCCTGTTGATAAAAAAAGTGGTAACATTAAGAAAAAAATAGTATTAACTGAAAATAATATTAAGGAAAATCTTAATTCTATAGATAATAAAGAAACTTTAATTGAAAAAATATTTTTTACATTAGAATCCGGTTATCCAGAGTTTATAGATAATGAAAATGGTGAACTAATTTTAATTGAACCCTACTTCCCTAAACCTCGTCTTATTATTTTCGGAGGTGGACACATCGCTAGTCCTCTATCAGAATTTGGAGATAAAGTTGGATTCTCTGTTGTAGTTGTTGATGACCGTCCGTTTTTCGCAAACTCCAATCGTTTTCCTAAAGCTAGTCAGGTTATTTGCGACAGCTTTGAAAATGCATTCGAAACTATTAAGCCACATAAATCCGACTTTATTGTAATTGTAACAAGAGGCCATAAGTATGATGGACTTTGTTTACGTAAATCCTTAGGCTATGATCTAAAGTACGTAGGTATGATAGGATCGAAACGTAGAGTAAAAGGAGTTATGGATCAATTATTAAGCGAGGGATTCTCTCAAGAACAATTAGATAGAGTAAACTCTCCTATTGGTCTACATATAGGTGCTGTTACTCCGGAAGAAATAGCAGTCTCTATAATAGCTGAAGTTATTAGCTTTAGACGAAAAGGAAAAAGTAGCAATTTCATTAAAAAATCCAATTGGCCAGAGTTTGACCCTGATGTAATTGAAGAAATGACTAAAACTGAAGATCCAAAAGCACTTGTAACTATTACTTCCTCAAAAGGTTCTGTACCTAGAAAAGCAGGAGCTAAAATGATTGTTTGGTATGATGGTAGGACTATGGGAAGTATAGGTGGAGGATGTAGTGAAGGTGGTATAATAAATATAGCGAGAGACGTTATACTGAATAAAGGATATGCTACTGAACATGTTGACATGACAGGGGAAGTAGCAGAGTCTGAAGGTATGGTTTGTGGTGGAACTATGGAGGTACTCATTGAGTCATTCTAA